The following coding sequences are from one Ruminococcus flavefaciens AE3010 window:
- a CDS encoding DUF4314 domain-containing protein, which translates to MNKVEYYKKAYPVGTQIRLIHMDDPYSPVPDGMTGTVAYVDDMGTLHMKWDNGRSLGICPDADSFEVIGKETE; encoded by the coding sequence ATGAACAAAGTTGAATACTACAAGAAGGCTTACCCTGTCGGTACACAAATCCGCCTGATACATATGGACGATCCATATTCTCCCGTGCCTGATGGAATGACTGGAACAGTTGCTTACGTTGACGATATGGGAACACTGCATATGAAATGGGACAATGGAAGAAGTCTCGGTATCTGTCCTGATGCAGACAGCTTTGAGGTTATTGGAAAGGAGACTGAGTGA
- a CDS encoding tyrosine-type recombinase/integrase: MPFTAHLRKREAKSGITTYQIVAEEEAGYSTGKRKRFYRTVKGSKKEAEKAMHNFINELENRTFTKDSKITVKDFIHQWIELYIKDQLSPTTVQHYVVQTENYIIPVFGDMYLQQVKNIDVQKWVFSLQKKSPLTGNPMAPKTIKNIFLNLSAAMKKAVMLELIPKNPCDNITMPKLERFHPDVYSIEEVEHMLDCAKGTSMYLPLMIEICIGLRRGELLALKWKHIDFENGYLSVEENLVTVNNERITKAPKTQSGKRSIQIPATLLALLKDTKAERKANGNDYIICQKDGSPYKSDSFTQKFRRFLETQGLKHLRFHDLRHINATIMLSLGISPKVAQERLGHSSYQVTMDIYSHVLKKVEKEAAEKLDEALFEKPSA, from the coding sequence ATGCCATTTACAGCACATTTAAGAAAGAGAGAAGCAAAGTCTGGTATTACTACATATCAGATAGTAGCAGAGGAAGAAGCAGGGTACTCTACAGGAAAACGCAAGCGCTTTTACAGGACGGTTAAAGGCAGTAAGAAGGAAGCTGAGAAAGCTATGCATAACTTCATTAACGAGCTTGAAAATCGTACCTTTACCAAGGATAGTAAAATTACCGTAAAGGATTTTATTCATCAATGGATTGAACTGTATATTAAAGATCAGCTTTCTCCTACTACTGTTCAGCATTATGTTGTCCAGACTGAGAACTATATTATTCCGGTATTTGGTGATATGTATTTGCAGCAGGTTAAGAACATTGATGTTCAGAAGTGGGTATTCTCTTTGCAGAAGAAGTCTCCACTTACTGGTAACCCGATGGCTCCGAAGACTATAAAGAATATATTCCTGAATTTATCAGCAGCTATGAAGAAGGCAGTAATGTTGGAGCTAATACCTAAGAATCCTTGCGACAATATTACTATGCCGAAGCTTGAAAGATTTCATCCTGATGTATACAGTATAGAGGAGGTTGAGCATATGTTGGACTGCGCTAAAGGTACAAGTATGTATCTTCCGCTTATGATAGAGATATGTATAGGACTGCGCCGTGGCGAACTGCTTGCTCTGAAATGGAAGCATATTGACTTTGAAAATGGCTATCTCTCAGTTGAAGAGAACCTTGTTACTGTGAATAACGAGAGAATCACAAAAGCTCCAAAGACTCAGAGTGGTAAGAGGTCTATACAGATACCTGCTACGCTTCTTGCTCTGCTAAAGGATACCAAGGCAGAAAGAAAAGCTAATGGTAATGACTATATTATATGCCAGAAGGATGGTTCTCCATACAAAAGCGACTCCTTTACACAAAAGTTCCGCCGTTTCCTTGAAACTCAGGGTTTAAAGCATCTGAGATTCCATGATCTGCGTCATATTAACGCTACAATTATGCTATCTTTAGGCATTTCTCCGAAAGTTGCACAGGAGCGTTTAGGACACTCAAGTTATCAGGTCACTATGGATATCTACAGCCATGTACTGAAAAAAGTTGAGAAGGAAGCTGCTGAGAAACTGGATGAAGCTTTGTTTGAGAAACCATCGGCTTAA
- a CDS encoding DUF960 family protein, producing the protein MTRGVHESIPTELQLFIWEAVTNMPAPKDYFQVFDLKIENSMQVIHHYSEQPEYDKTYVLTVVERPITAKIYVIDDYFEDEDKHIATMLLAEEY; encoded by the coding sequence ATGACCAGAGGCGTACATGAAAGCATTCCTACAGAGCTGCAATTGTTCATCTGGGAGGCTGTCACAAATATGCCTGCTCCTAAAGATTATTTCCAGGTCTTTGATTTGAAAATAGAAAACAGTATGCAGGTGATACATCATTATTCTGAGCAGCCTGAGTATGACAAAACCTACGTTCTTACCGTCGTCGAAAGACCAATAACTGCCAAAATTTATGTTATTGATGATTACTTTGAGGACGAGGATAAGCACATCGCCACCATGCTTTTAGCTGAGGAATACTGA
- a CDS encoding IS256 family transposase, translating into MSRRRRNETEEQRARRELISDFLSAANIQSMDDIQELFKEALAGFMEGSLESELDSELGYEPYDVKNKETDNSRNGHSKKTLRTSVGKVDIEVPRDRNGEFEPKILPKNQTSISQDMENKIISMYAKGMSTSDIEDHIRDIYGLEISDTTVSRITDKVLPVAKEWQQRPLENVYAVVFLDAIHYHVRSEGQIIKKAVYIAIGVNMDGRKDVLGMWVGENESAKFWAGVLNSLRNRGVDDILIACTDNLTGFSQAIEAVFPKTDIQNCIIHQLRNSSKYVSYKDIKALMADLKKVYTAVDEEAALDALDSFAAAWDSKYPKISKSWYENWPNLSTYFKFPQELRKLIYTTNTIEGFNRQLKKVTKAKSVFPTDDSLFKMLYLAMKDITKKWTGRRQDWSQIYAQLVIYYGDRIPE; encoded by the coding sequence ATGAGCAGAAGACGAAGAAATGAAACAGAAGAGCAGCGTGCAAGAAGAGAGCTGATAAGCGATTTTCTGTCGGCAGCGAATATCCAGAGCATGGATGATATTCAGGAACTGTTCAAGGAAGCACTTGCTGGATTTATGGAAGGGAGCCTTGAATCAGAGCTTGATTCTGAGCTCGGTTACGAGCCGTATGACGTTAAGAACAAGGAAACTGATAATAGCCGTAACGGTCACAGCAAGAAGACTCTTCGCACCAGTGTGGGCAAGGTGGATATCGAAGTGCCTCGTGACAGAAACGGCGAATTTGAACCAAAGATACTGCCTAAGAATCAGACAAGCATATCTCAGGATATGGAGAACAAGATAATTTCCATGTACGCCAAGGGTATGTCCACGTCCGATATCGAAGATCATATCCGTGATATTTACGGTCTGGAAATATCCGATACTACCGTCAGCCGTATCACAGATAAAGTGCTCCCTGTAGCCAAAGAATGGCAGCAGAGACCGCTTGAAAACGTATACGCAGTTGTATTTCTCGACGCTATACACTATCATGTCCGCAGCGAGGGACAGATCATCAAGAAGGCTGTATACATAGCCATAGGTGTTAATATGGACGGCAGGAAGGACGTTCTCGGTATGTGGGTAGGTGAAAATGAGAGCGCCAAGTTCTGGGCAGGCGTACTTAATAGCCTGCGTAACAGAGGCGTTGATGATATTCTTATCGCCTGCACCGATAACCTGACAGGCTTCTCTCAGGCCATAGAGGCTGTATTTCCGAAAACTGATATCCAGAACTGCATAATTCATCAGCTCAGAAATTCGAGCAAATATGTCTCTTACAAGGATATCAAGGCTCTTATGGCAGATCTGAAAAAGGTCTATACTGCAGTTGACGAGGAAGCTGCTCTGGATGCTCTTGATTCCTTTGCAGCTGCCTGGGACAGCAAATATCCAAAGATCTCAAAGTCCTGGTATGAAAACTGGCCTAATCTCAGTACATATTTCAAGTTCCCTCAGGAACTCAGAAAGCTGATCTATACGACCAACACCATAGAAGGGTTCAACCGTCAGCTGAAGAAAGTGACTAAGGCCAAGTCCGTATTTCCGACAGATGACAGCCTTTTCAAGATGCTGTATCTGGCTATGAAGGACATCACAAAAAAATGGACAGGCCGCCGTCAGGACTGGAGCCAGATCTATGCTCAGCTTGTGATCTATTACGGCGACAGGATCCCGGAATAA
- a CDS encoding deoxyguanosinetriphosphate triphosphohydrolase family protein, whose protein sequence is MIEGKFKGIASYPGNPNWDKHIERQQELYQRENDIRTEYERDYTRILHSLAYRRLKHKTQVFFNIDNDHICTRMEHVQHVESVSSTIASYLGLNTELTRAIAMGHDLGHAPFGHEGEVELTNIRKQFSLGKFWHEQNGLHMVDDIELLEDNNYCSRNLNLTYAVRDGIISHCGEVDENGIFPREETIDLTDFKSPGQYQAYTWEGCVVKIADKIAYLGRDIEDAIRMKFLSRKELLKLANISKKYNEKVINTTVIMHNFIISICENSSPECGIRLSEQHNKMLKEIKDFNYKYIYLNKRFEVYRNYTALIIRSIFDVLFNAYSKEKTIENLYKLKKTYPTIVGDFLNHINQYIHLEMIRSKDQKRYTRHINNKIYYDIGNEIVYVQAIIDFISGMTDRYAISAFNELIKY, encoded by the coding sequence ATGATTGAAGGAAAATTTAAAGGCATTGCTTCTTATCCAGGTAATCCAAACTGGGATAAGCATATTGAACGTCAACAGGAACTATATCAAAGAGAAAATGATATTCGTACTGAATATGAGAGAGATTACACGCGTATACTTCACTCTCTTGCTTATAGAAGACTTAAACATAAAACACAGGTTTTCTTCAATATAGACAACGATCATATCTGTACAAGAATGGAGCATGTTCAGCATGTTGAATCGGTTAGCTCAACGATAGCATCATATTTAGGGCTGAATACAGAGTTAACCCGCGCAATTGCTATGGGGCATGATTTAGGTCATGCCCCGTTTGGGCACGAAGGAGAGGTTGAACTTACAAATATTAGGAAACAATTCTCTTTAGGAAAATTCTGGCATGAACAGAACGGACTTCATATGGTAGATGATATAGAACTTTTGGAAGATAATAATTATTGCTCAAGAAATCTTAACCTTACATATGCTGTAAGAGATGGAATAATCTCACACTGTGGCGAAGTGGATGAAAACGGTATTTTTCCGAGAGAAGAAACTATTGATCTGACAGATTTTAAAAGTCCAGGTCAGTATCAAGCGTACACATGGGAAGGATGTGTGGTTAAAATTGCTGATAAGATAGCTTATCTTGGAAGAGACATCGAGGATGCAATTCGAATGAAGTTCTTAAGTCGAAAGGAACTCTTAAAACTCGCTAATATTTCTAAAAAGTACAATGAAAAGGTTATTAATACAACTGTAATAATGCATAATTTCATAATAAGTATATGTGAGAATAGTTCACCTGAATGTGGTATTCGGTTAAGTGAACAGCATAATAAAATGCTTAAAGAAATCAAGGACTTTAACTACAAATACATCTATCTAAATAAGCGTTTTGAAGTATACAGAAACTATACAGCATTGATAATAAGAAGTATATTTGATGTACTGTTTAATGCTTACAGTAAGGAGAAAACTATTGAAAATTTGTATAAGCTGAAAAAGACTTATCCAACAATTGTAGGGGATTTTCTGAATCATATAAATCAGTATATTCATTTAGAGATGATAAGAAGTAAAGATCAGAAAAGATACACCAGACATATCAATAATAAAATATACTATGATATAGGAAATGAAATAGTATATGTGCAAGCTATTATAGATTTCATTTCTGGTATGACCGACAGATATGCGATTTCAGCTTTTAATGAGCTTATAAAATACTGA
- a CDS encoding DNA-methyltransferase — protein sequence MTKHQIITSNSNRLDFIDSGSVNLIVTSPPYPMIEMWDDLFISQDSTIKKDFEEGNGYSSFLKMHALLNETWKECDRVLADHGFICINIGDATRTLGGEFQLYSNHSKIIEFFSSLGYSVMPDILWRKPSNSPNKFMGSGMYPAGAYVTYEHEYILIFRKGGKRTFKGKEKEYRQKSAYFWEERNVWFSDLWEVKGTSQVLNSSTARNRNASFPFEIPYRLVNMYSAENDTVLDPFCGLGTTNLACMAAHRNSIGVEIDEEIAKMARERLNISATELNKIINNRISAHLSFIASLPEEKKEKCYHNELHRFPVKTKQETAIYISTVSNLVYSDDLVTCEYI from the coding sequence ATGACTAAACACCAGATAATTACCTCAAATAGTAATAGGTTGGATTTTATAGACAGTGGAAGTGTGAATTTGATAGTTACATCTCCTCCGTATCCTATGATTGAAATGTGGGATGACTTGTTTATTAGTCAGGACAGTACAATCAAAAAGGATTTTGAAGAAGGTAATGGATATTCTTCTTTTCTTAAGATGCACGCTCTTTTAAATGAAACATGGAAAGAGTGTGACAGGGTACTTGCCGATCACGGTTTTATATGTATTAATATAGGTGATGCTACAAGAACTTTAGGCGGAGAATTCCAGCTTTACTCCAATCATTCAAAAATCATAGAATTCTTTTCTTCACTTGGATACAGTGTTATGCCCGATATTCTGTGGAGAAAGCCATCTAACTCACCTAATAAATTTATGGGGTCTGGAATGTATCCTGCAGGTGCATATGTAACTTACGAACACGAATATATTTTGATATTCCGTAAAGGTGGAAAACGCACTTTTAAGGGTAAAGAAAAGGAGTACAGACAAAAAAGTGCTTACTTTTGGGAAGAACGAAATGTTTGGTTCTCTGATCTTTGGGAAGTAAAAGGAACTTCACAAGTTTTGAACAGTTCAACTGCTCGGAACAGAAATGCTTCTTTTCCTTTTGAAATACCATATAGACTTGTCAATATGTACTCTGCTGAAAACGATACAGTTTTAGATCCGTTTTGCGGTCTTGGTACAACTAATCTTGCTTGCATGGCTGCTCACCGAAATAGCATAGGTGTAGAAATTGACGAGGAGATCGCAAAAATGGCTCGTGAAAGGTTGAATATTTCTGCAACCGAGCTTAACAAGATCATAAATAACCGTATTTCGGCACACTTGAGTTTTATTGCTTCTCTTCCTGAAGAAAAGAAAGAGAAGTGTTATCATAATGAGTTACATAGATTCCCAGTTAAAACAAAACAAGAAACCGCAATATACATTTCAACTGTTTCAAATCTGGTATATAGCGATGATTTAGTTACTTGTGAATACATATAA
- a CDS encoding single-stranded DNA-binding protein yields the protein MIIINALVRIVAMNAITELSTGSKVINFTVVNNRYCGGEATTDTFSVTAFGNTAEFIGKNFKVGQLIMINGTLINNHYKDKNGNMQYSEKIVANAVDFAGYNKSDITQEEKENE from the coding sequence ATGATAATAATAAATGCTCTGGTCCGTATAGTTGCTATGAACGCAATTACTGAATTAAGTACGGGCTCAAAAGTTATTAACTTCACTGTTGTAAACAACCGCTATTGCGGCGGAGAAGCAACGACAGACACTTTCAGCGTGACTGCTTTCGGCAATACCGCAGAATTCATCGGTAAAAACTTCAAAGTTGGTCAACTCATAATGATCAACGGCACCCTTATTAACAACCACTACAAGGACAAGAACGGCAATATGCAGTATTCAGAAAAAATCGTAGCAAATGCTGTTGATTTTGCTGGCTATAACAAATCAGATATTACACAGGAGGAAAAAGAAAATGAATGA
- a CDS encoding class II glutamine amidotransferase encodes MCAIFGFLDYGKKVSAGTLKRLLRALSVAAESRGMDATGISYVNNGNIVTFKKAKPAHKVKLYFPKDTTAVIGHTRFTTQGSEKNNYNNHPFEGTTTDHTFALAHNGVLYNDRELRRERALPETKIETDTYIAVQLLEKENIVDCNSIKAMAESVTGSFVFTILRDDNTLFLVKGDNPITLLHFPEYGLYVYASTTAILNAAMKAVKFAGVCEEVPVNDGDIIRIDSDGKLSVSTFEHIQLHYNFGSYRLYDWYDLYGIEKTDKEYENDLLMICGCYGVDGEDVELLFEFGYSSDEVEEMLMDHDLFEQAMEEIKTLYQR; translated from the coding sequence ATGTGTGCAATTTTCGGATTTTTGGACTACGGAAAGAAAGTATCAGCAGGCACTCTGAAAAGACTTCTCAGGGCATTGTCGGTAGCAGCAGAAAGCAGAGGGATGGATGCAACAGGTATAAGCTATGTCAACAACGGAAACATTGTTACATTCAAGAAAGCCAAGCCTGCACATAAGGTCAAACTGTACTTTCCGAAGGACACAACGGCAGTCATAGGTCATACGAGATTCACCACACAGGGCAGCGAAAAGAATAACTACAACAATCATCCTTTTGAGGGTACAACGACTGACCACACATTTGCACTTGCTCATAACGGCGTTCTGTATAACGACAGGGAGCTTCGCAGGGAAAGAGCCTTGCCGGAAACAAAGATTGAGACAGATACATATATCGCCGTTCAGCTTCTCGAAAAGGAAAACATCGTTGACTGTAACAGCATAAAAGCTATGGCAGAGTCAGTAACAGGCAGCTTTGTCTTTACGATACTTCGGGACGATAACACTCTTTTTCTCGTCAAGGGCGATAATCCAATAACACTGCTTCACTTCCCTGAGTACGGACTGTATGTATATGCGTCAACAACAGCGATACTCAACGCCGCTATGAAAGCTGTAAAGTTTGCAGGAGTATGTGAGGAAGTGCCGGTTAATGACGGTGACATTATCCGCATCGACAGCGACGGCAAGCTTTCTGTAAGTACCTTTGAGCATATTCAGCTACATTACAACTTCGGCAGTTATCGTCTTTATGATTGGTATGATTTGTACGGCATTGAAAAAACTGACAAGGAGTATGAGAATGATCTTCTCATGATTTGCGGATGCTATGGCGTAGACGGAGAAGATGTTGAATTACTCTTTGAGTTTGGTTACAGCAGTGATGAAGTCGAAGAAATGTTAATGGATCATGACCTGTTTGAACAGGCTATGGAAGAGATCAAGACGCTGTATCAGCGTTAA
- a CDS encoding amidoligase family protein yields MEENVRVCDICGREIKEEDGTWVDDQFLCQECVDEHCTTCDHCDETIWISDTVQDDDITLCPTCYDDHYHRCECCGRIIHDNNTNWHGDYPYCDSCYDEFNDEIEEYSYKPEPIFYGDGKRYLGVELEVDCGGKDDNNAETIKETANTRHGHIYIKSDGSLDDGFEIVSHPMTLEYHMNDMDWESVMHEAIKMGYRSHQTSTCGLHIHVNRNAFGDNQSEQEEVIGKILFLIEKHWNEIFTFSRRSSYNMNRWSARYGYEKTGQEILKKAKCSDHGRYSAVNLCNYSTIEFRLFRGTLKYNTFIATLQFVDTICDVALSMSQVELEELSWSELVSNITYPELIQYLKERRLYINDEVNAEEDM; encoded by the coding sequence ATGGAAGAAAATGTAAGAGTCTGCGACATTTGCGGACGAGAGATCAAAGAGGAGGATGGTACATGGGTAGATGATCAGTTTCTATGTCAGGAATGCGTGGACGAGCATTGTACTACCTGCGACCACTGTGATGAAACTATCTGGATATCCGATACAGTGCAGGACGATGATATTACCCTTTGTCCAACTTGTTATGATGATCACTATCACCGCTGTGAATGCTGTGGAAGAATCATTCACGACAATAACACAAATTGGCATGGTGACTATCCTTACTGTGATAGTTGTTACGATGAATTCAATGACGAGATAGAAGAGTACAGCTATAAGCCTGAGCCTATATTCTATGGTGACGGTAAACGCTATCTTGGAGTAGAGCTTGAAGTTGACTGCGGCGGTAAAGACGACAATAATGCTGAGACTATCAAGGAAACTGCAAACACAAGACATGGGCATATATATATCAAGAGCGATGGAAGCCTTGACGACGGCTTTGAGATAGTGTCGCATCCTATGACTCTTGAATATCATATGAATGATATGGACTGGGAGTCTGTTATGCATGAAGCTATCAAAATGGGCTATCGTTCACACCAGACATCTACCTGCGGTCTGCATATACACGTTAACAGAAACGCTTTCGGAGATAATCAGTCTGAGCAGGAAGAAGTCATCGGAAAGATACTGTTCTTGATTGAAAAGCACTGGAATGAGATATTCACATTCTCACGCCGCAGCTCCTACAACATGAATCGTTGGTCGGCAAGATACGGCTACGAAAAGACAGGACAGGAGATTCTGAAAAAGGCTAAGTGCAGCGATCACGGCAGATACAGCGCAGTCAACCTTTGCAATTACAGTACAATTGAGTTTCGCCTATTCAGAGGTACATTAAAATACAACACATTTATAGCCACATTACAGTTTGTCGATACGATCTGTGATGTGGCTCTTTCTATGTCCCAAGTCGAGTTAGAAGAACTGTCATGGTCGGAACTTGTAAGTAACATTACATATCCCGAACTGATACAGTACCTTAAAGAGCGTAGACTGTACATCAATGATGAAGTTAATGCAGAGGAGGATATGTGA
- a CDS encoding MjaI family restriction endonuclease, with protein MIINIKNEELLALNGADSPEFPKYTSQLINWANQNAQGTRPKVVGKLSDLFPEFENGTDEVTIEKWEEWYLSKYPNAVNDATDKIWKQIENLKNAIVLIDKDMVKNWVEDLVITKTYNGLYFQQAILERLSTILGLPYRLATAEEESKGIDGFVGDTAYSVKPDTFKSTNARSISDDINVKMIYYTKKKTESILKFV; from the coding sequence ATGATTATTAATATAAAGAACGAAGAGCTCTTAGCGTTAAATGGAGCTGACTCTCCTGAATTTCCAAAATATACTTCTCAGTTAATAAACTGGGCAAATCAAAACGCCCAGGGTACTCGTCCTAAAGTTGTAGGTAAATTATCCGACCTATTTCCAGAGTTTGAAAACGGAACCGACGAAGTAACAATTGAAAAATGGGAAGAATGGTATTTATCAAAATATCCTAATGCTGTAAATGATGCCACCGATAAGATTTGGAAACAAATTGAAAACCTCAAGAATGCCATAGTACTTATTGATAAAGATATGGTAAAGAATTGGGTGGAGGATTTGGTTATCACCAAAACGTACAACGGGTTATACTTCCAACAAGCAATTCTTGAACGACTTTCCACAATACTTGGACTTCCTTATCGTCTTGCAACGGCAGAAGAAGAATCTAAAGGTATAGATGGATTTGTCGGAGATACTGCCTATTCTGTAAAGCCAGATACTTTTAAATCAACAAATGCACGTAGTATATCTGATGACATAAATGTGAAAATGATCTATTATACCAAAAAGAAAACAGAGTCTATCCTAAAATTTGTGTAA